The stretch of DNA AGAATAGGATCCTTTCTTTTCCTTGGGTAAATTGGACCATATATTAATATAACACAAAAGAGCAAATAAGCTTCTACAGACGGCAATCCCCCTTGAGTATATTCTTAAGTTCAACTGGTGGTTGAATTTCACGAAAAGTCAAATATCAAGTTATTGTGTGCTCCATCTACTTCCGAGTAGAATCTGAAATACAAAGGAGCGTGGGAAGCCATGAAAGAGCAGTTAGCAAGAAATATAAGCATTTACCGTAGAGAGAAGGGGCTCACGCAAGAGGAACTGGCGAAGATTCTTGGTATTTCCTTTCAAGCCGTCTCCAAGTGGGAAAATGCTCAAACTATGCCTGACATTTCGTTACTGCCCCAATTGTCCAGAACGTTAGAAGTAAGCATGGATAAGCTTCTTGGGTATGCATTACAGAACAAGCCGATTACGATCTATGAGGAAGAATATAAAACAAATGATTATTATTGGGGTACTGAACCGAACCAGGTTTGTTATCAGATACTACGAGCCATGCCGCCCAATAAGCGGTTGAGATTGCTTGATATTGGCTGTGGGGAGGGGAAGGATGCTGTCTTTTTTGCCAGAAATGGTTATGATGTTACCGCGTTTGATGTATCGGAAGCAGGGATTGAGAAGACGAAGCGGCTTG from Paenibacillus sp. CAA11 encodes:
- a CDS encoding methyltransferase domain-containing protein, which encodes MKEQLARNISIYRREKGLTQEELAKILGISFQAVSKWENAQTMPDISLLPQLSRTLEVSMDKLLGYALQNKPITIYEEEYKTNDYYWGTEPNQVCYQILRAMPPNKRLRLLDIGCGEGKDAVFFARNGYDVTAFDVSEAGIEKTKRLADAIGVQVHVFKADILDYRLNSCFDIIFSSGVLHYIKPEFREEIFNNYKQFTNPNGLHVMNVFVNKPFIAPPPEKEPHAYKWYSGELLAHYHDWLVTDSSEVIFNCNSSGVPHKHAMSKVMAQKV